A single region of the Plasmodium malariae genome assembly, chromosome: 7 genome encodes:
- the PmUG01_07041300 gene encoding conserved Plasmodium protein, unknown function: protein MKINNLNICVQVKCISFCSSNFVASKLSEQNKYKRINMGEKFLDADEDVDADTPDNASVVNDDEYDSNKKEEIKLKNLIGNVYIGKVLNVGGNVDDNTIRGKNIIGIFTLNSKINKDKIMVPYHDIIEYPCNDINNDYLLCAVFRSFYESYICLSFIKCYNKLNYIAIFVDDILKVLPFLKILLIEKFYIILIFLSSKNDIQNKIKNKLHEFHITDEFIKERIFILSSDMNIPEHVHNITSRLGVKTIFVYPNIKIDINILKKNIFTISALNAHIIFTTSFDYLSPHECKLLYEKGITIHFFNINNYIYYDYFKMVDAFNYVLLSILNKDIDVPTVSISKKYFSRMEEILSCNPYSASYSIYINRTVDFLVDGVIPK from the coding sequence atgaaaattaataatttaaatatttgcgTTCAGGTAAAATGCATATCATTCTGCTCGTCCAATTTTGTTGCTTCCAAACTGTCAgaacaaaacaaatataaaagaataaatatgggagaaaaatttttagatGCTGATGAAGATGTGGATGCGGATACTCCAGATAATGCGTCTGTTGTTAACGATGATGAGTatgatagtaataaaaaggaagaaataaaattaaaaaatctgATTGGAAATGTGTACATTGGTAAAGTGTTAAACGTCGGAGGAAATGTCGATGATAATACAAtaagaggaaaaaatattattggaATATTTACACTCaatagtaaaattaataaggATAAAATTATGGTGCCATATCATGATATTATTGAATACCCAtgtaatgatataaataatgattatttattatgtgcTGTATTTCGCTCATTTTATGAATCATACATATGTTtaagttttataaaatgttataacaaattaaattatatagcCATATTTGTTgatgatattttaaaagtccttccatttttaaaaattttactgatagaaaaattctatataatattaatatttttatcaagtaaaaatgatattcaaaataaaattaagaataaattacACGAATTTCACATTACCgatgaatttataaaagaacgtatttttatattaagttCAGATATGAATATACCTGAACATGTTCATAATATAACAAGTAGACTTGGAGTAAAAACGATTTTTGTTTAtccaaatataaaaattgatattaatattttgaagaagaatatatttacaattagTGCTTTAAACGctcatataatatttaccACTTCATTTGATTATTTAAGTCCTCATGAATGTAagttattatatgaaaaaggTATTACCATACactttttcaatattaataactatatatattatgattattttaaaatggtaGATGCTTtcaattatgttttattgtCAATTTTAAACAAAGATATTGATGTACCCACAGTCTCtataagcaaaaaatatttttcccGTATGGAGGAAATACTTTCATGTAATCCCTACAGTGCTAGTTATAGCATTTACATTAACAGAACTGTCGATTTTCTTGTAGATGGAGTGATCCCTAAATAA